One window of the Devosia sp. 2618 genome contains the following:
- a CDS encoding aldo/keto reductase, which yields MRYKSLGGSGLLVSEICLGTMTFGGAGFWTAIGQLDQGVADSIVARALDAGVNFIDTADVYSEGLSEEITGRAIVNSGRKRTDVVLATKLNGQMGPGPNDRGSSRGHIMDAVKASLKRLNTDYIDLYQIHAQDNLTPVEEIMRALEDLVRQGHVRYVGVSNWAAWRISKALGVADNNSWARFSTLQAYYTIAGRDLEREIVPMISQEKLGLMVWSPLAGGLLSGKYNRDGTSPDGSRRANFDFPPVNKDRAFDSIDMMREIGDAKGVSVARIALAWLLHQKHVMSVIIGAKSVEQLDDNLAAVDVTLSDDELKRLDAVSALPTEYPGWMIERQMRKANPDD from the coding sequence ATGCGTTACAAATCCCTTGGGGGATCGGGCTTGCTCGTCTCCGAAATTTGCCTTGGCACCATGACATTCGGCGGTGCCGGTTTCTGGACCGCAATCGGCCAGCTCGATCAGGGCGTGGCCGACAGCATCGTGGCTCGCGCGCTCGATGCCGGCGTCAACTTCATTGATACCGCCGACGTCTATTCCGAAGGCCTCAGCGAAGAAATCACCGGCCGCGCCATCGTCAATTCGGGCCGCAAGCGCACCGATGTGGTGCTGGCGACCAAACTCAACGGCCAGATGGGCCCCGGCCCCAATGATCGCGGCTCCTCGCGTGGCCACATCATGGACGCCGTCAAGGCCAGCCTGAAGCGTCTGAACACCGACTATATCGACCTCTACCAGATCCATGCGCAGGACAACCTGACCCCGGTCGAGGAAATCATGCGGGCGCTGGAAGACCTGGTCCGTCAGGGCCATGTCCGCTATGTCGGCGTCTCCAACTGGGCTGCCTGGCGCATCTCCAAGGCGCTGGGCGTGGCCGACAACAACAGTTGGGCCCGTTTTTCAACGCTACAGGCCTATTACACCATCGCCGGGCGAGACCTCGAACGCGAGATCGTGCCGATGATCAGCCAAGAAAAGCTTGGCCTGATGGTGTGGAGCCCACTGGCCGGCGGCCTGCTGAGCGGCAAATATAACCGCGACGGCACATCACCGGACGGCTCGCGCCGGGCCAATTTCGACTTCCCACCAGTCAACAAGGACCGCGCCTTTGACAGCATCGACATGATGCGCGAAATCGGCGACGCCAAGGGCGTGTCGGTGGCCCGCATCGCGCTGGCCTGGTTGCTGCACCAAAAGCACGTGATGTCGGTGATCATCGGCGCCAAATCGGTCGAACAGCTCGACGACAATCTGGCGGCGGTCGATGTGACCCTGAGCGACGACGAGCTCAAGCGCCTCGACGCTGTCAGCGCCCTGCCCACCGAATATCCCGGCTGGATGATCGAGCGCCAGATGCGCAAGGCCAATCCGGACGACTGA
- a CDS encoding NADP-dependent isocitrate dehydrogenase, whose protein sequence is MSKIKVANPVVDLDGDEMTRIIWQAIKDKLIHPYLDLPIEYYDLSVESRDATNDQITVDAAHAIQKHGVGIKCATITPDEQRVEEFKLKKMWKSPNGTIRNILGGVIFREPIICKNVPRLVPGWTQPIIVGRHAFGDQYRATDFTFPGKGTLTIKFTGEDGKVIEHEVYQAPGAGVAMAMYNLDDSIRDFAYSSFNYALARGVPCYLSTKNTILKVYDGRFKDIFQEIYDREFKEQFEAKKIWYEHRLIDDMVASALKWSGGYVWACKNYDGDVQSDIVAQGFGSLGLMTSVLATPDGKIVESEAAHGTVTRHYRQHQQGKETSTNSTASIFAWTRGLAHRAKLDDNEALAQFALTLEKVTVDTIEEGKMTKDLSLLVGPDQKWLSTIGFLDAIDQNLQKAMA, encoded by the coding sequence ATGAGCAAAATCAAAGTCGCCAACCCGGTGGTGGATCTCGACGGCGATGAGATGACCCGGATCATCTGGCAGGCGATCAAGGACAAGCTCATCCATCCCTACCTCGATCTGCCGATCGAATACTACGACCTGTCGGTTGAAAGCCGCGACGCGACCAACGACCAGATCACCGTGGACGCAGCCCATGCCATCCAGAAGCACGGCGTCGGCATCAAATGCGCCACCATCACCCCTGATGAGCAGCGCGTTGAAGAATTCAAGCTCAAGAAGATGTGGAAGTCGCCAAACGGCACCATCCGCAACATCCTGGGCGGCGTGATTTTCCGCGAGCCGATCATCTGCAAGAACGTGCCGCGCCTGGTGCCCGGCTGGACCCAGCCTATCATCGTCGGCCGTCATGCTTTCGGCGATCAGTACCGCGCCACCGACTTCACCTTCCCCGGCAAGGGCACACTGACCATCAAGTTCACCGGCGAAGATGGCAAGGTCATCGAGCACGAAGTCTATCAGGCTCCGGGCGCTGGCGTGGCCATGGCCATGTACAACCTCGACGACTCGATCCGCGATTTCGCCTATTCGAGCTTCAACTACGCGCTGGCTCGTGGCGTGCCGTGCTACCTCTCGACCAAGAACACCATCCTCAAGGTCTATGACGGTCGCTTCAAGGACATCTTCCAGGAAATCTACGACCGCGAATTCAAGGAACAGTTCGAAGCCAAGAAGATCTGGTACGAGCACCGCCTGATCGACGACATGGTCGCGTCCGCCCTCAAGTGGTCCGGCGGCTATGTCTGGGCTTGCAAGAACTATGACGGCGACGTGCAGTCCGACATCGTGGCACAGGGCTTTGGCTCGCTGGGCCTGATGACTTCGGTTCTGGCGACGCCAGATGGCAAGATCGTCGAGTCCGAAGCTGCCCACGGCACCGTGACCCGTCACTACCGCCAGCACCAGCAGGGCAAGGAAACCTCGACCAACTCGACCGCGTCGATCTTCGCCTGGACCCGTGGCCTCGCGCACCGCGCCAAGCTGGACGACAACGAAGCACTGGCTCAGTTCGCCCTGACGCTCGAAAAGGTCACCGTCGACACCATCGAAGAAGGCAAGATGACCAAGGACCTGTCCCTGCTCGTCGGTCCAGACCAGAAGTGGCTCTCGACCATCGGCTTCCTCGACGCCATCGACCAGAACCTGCAGAAGGCCATGGCGTAA
- a CDS encoding MarR family transcriptional regulator: MHDYMALMQDDFSQCMVLNTRMAARAVTRHADHRLRPFGVTAAQFNILTTLNDHPDRSVTEMASSIAMERSTLSRNLDLLERKGLVAKQAAEHGNRRIVALTEAGAVLVEKMLPEWRKWQAELRDSLTNPDFAGVIAGLQQLAKL; encoded by the coding sequence ATGCACGACTATATGGCGCTCATGCAGGACGATTTCAGCCAATGCATGGTGCTCAATACGCGGATGGCGGCGCGCGCGGTAACGCGGCATGCCGACCACCGCTTGCGCCCTTTTGGCGTGACCGCCGCGCAGTTCAATATCCTGACGACGCTCAACGACCATCCCGATCGCTCAGTCACCGAAATGGCCAGCAGCATCGCCATGGAGCGCAGCACCCTGTCGCGCAATCTCGACTTGCTCGAGCGCAAGGGCCTTGTTGCCAAGCAGGCCGCCGAACACGGCAATCGCCGCATTGTGGCGCTGACCGAGGCGGGGGCCGTGCTGGTCGAAAAAATGCTGCCCGAATGGCGCAAATGGCAGGCCGAACTGCGCGACAGCCTCACCAACCCAGATTTCGCGGGCGTCATCGCTGGCTTGCAACAATTGGCCAAGCTTTAA
- the fabF gene encoding beta-ketoacyl-ACP synthase II has product MLKPDPADPIVVTGMGVVSPLGVGVATNWDRLIAGRSGIVHNDRFDTTGYTASIAGLVPGKDKDAEGFDPLVAIDAKDIKKMDLFIQYGLVAAAEAIAQSGWEPVSEEDQRATATIIGSGVGGSPVMAKAAQLIAEKGPRRLSPFTVPSFLANLAAGWISIRYGFKGPIGAPVTACAASAQAIGDGMRMIMTGEAEVAIVGGAEGSVDPISLGGFGAARALSTAYNDDPTKASRPFDSKRDGFVLSEGAAILVIEKLSHAKARGATPLAILGGYGTSADAYHLTSGSPDGAGAQVAMRNALAMARVTPAEVDYVNAHSTSTEVGDAAEIAGIGAVFAGRGKDLAVSATKSATGHLLGAAGALAAIISIEAIRHGTLPATLNLDEPDEAANVFDLVPNTAKPKDIKHVLANAFGFGGVNASLVFSKI; this is encoded by the coding sequence ATGCTGAAGCCTGATCCCGCCGATCCCATCGTTGTCACCGGCATGGGCGTCGTTTCGCCCCTCGGCGTGGGCGTCGCCACCAATTGGGACCGCCTGATCGCTGGCCGCAGCGGCATCGTCCATAATGATCGCTTCGACACTACCGGCTACACCGCCTCCATTGCGGGCCTGGTGCCCGGCAAGGACAAGGATGCCGAGGGTTTTGACCCGCTGGTGGCGATTGACGCCAAGGACATCAAGAAGATGGACCTGTTCATCCAATACGGTCTGGTTGCAGCGGCCGAAGCCATCGCTCAGTCGGGCTGGGAGCCGGTGAGCGAAGAAGACCAGCGGGCCACCGCAACCATCATTGGTTCGGGCGTTGGCGGTTCGCCGGTCATGGCCAAGGCTGCGCAGTTGATCGCCGAAAAAGGCCCACGTCGCCTATCGCCGTTCACCGTGCCGTCCTTTCTTGCCAATCTGGCCGCCGGCTGGATTTCCATTCGCTATGGCTTCAAGGGCCCGATTGGCGCACCGGTGACCGCTTGCGCCGCCTCGGCCCAGGCCATTGGCGATGGCATGCGCATGATCATGACCGGTGAAGCCGAAGTGGCCATTGTTGGCGGTGCTGAAGGCTCAGTCGATCCGATTTCGCTGGGCGGCTTTGGCGCCGCACGCGCGCTGTCGACGGCTTACAATGACGATCCGACCAAGGCCTCGCGGCCATTTGATTCCAAGCGCGACGGTTTCGTGCTGTCCGAAGGCGCGGCCATCCTCGTCATCGAAAAGCTCAGTCACGCCAAGGCACGCGGCGCAACGCCACTGGCCATTCTGGGCGGCTACGGCACCTCGGCCGATGCTTACCACCTCACCTCTGGCTCGCCGGATGGGGCAGGCGCACAGGTCGCCATGCGTAATGCGCTGGCCATGGCTCGCGTCACGCCTGCCGAAGTCGATTACGTCAACGCCCACAGCACCTCCACCGAAGTCGGCGATGCGGCCGAGATCGCGGGTATCGGCGCCGTGTTTGCCGGTCGTGGCAAGGACCTGGCCGTCAGCGCCACCAAGTCGGCCACCGGCCACCTGCTCGGCGCTGCCGGTGCACTCGCTGCGATCATCTCCATCGAAGCGATCCGCCACGGCACGCTGCCAGCCACGCTTAATCTGGACGAGCCCGACGAAGCTGCCAATGTGTTTGACCTTGTGCCCAACACGGCCAAGCCAAAGGACATCAAGCATGTCCTCGCCAACGCCTTCGGCTTTGGCGGCGTCAACGCATCGCTGGTGTTCAGCAAGATCTAG
- a CDS encoding TfoX/Sxy family protein → MSLASEELSDRVRDLLARHRSITEKKMFGGRCFMIDGNMVVCPLKEGGLLVRVGKGGYEEILSLPGASAMNMGSKTMSGFVEVSGDVLEDDDVLQEWVERARVFVSTLPPK, encoded by the coding sequence ATGAGCCTGGCATCGGAAGAACTCTCCGACCGCGTGCGCGACCTTCTGGCGCGGCACCGGTCGATCACCGAAAAGAAGATGTTCGGCGGGCGCTGCTTCATGATCGACGGCAATATGGTGGTGTGTCCGCTCAAGGAAGGCGGTCTGCTGGTGCGTGTCGGCAAGGGTGGCTACGAGGAAATCTTGTCCCTGCCCGGCGCGAGCGCGATGAACATGGGCAGCAAGACCATGAGCGGCTTTGTCGAAGTCAGCGGCGATGTGCTGGAGGACGATGACGTGCTGCAGGAATGGGTCGAGCGGGCGCGGGTGTTCGTCTCGACACTGCCGCCGAAATGA